One genomic window of Mycteria americana isolate JAX WOST 10 ecotype Jacksonville Zoo and Gardens chromosome Z, USCA_MyAme_1.0, whole genome shotgun sequence includes the following:
- the CCDC152 gene encoding coiled-coil domain-containing protein 152: MNHSHEETMKKISVVDLDRLLDNFSEIEKKISEINEANNLLVLQLEKCNSLLTLSQSKEESVKEECATLQNVIKGLTQTIENQCNVKDENDRLKGTIHILEEKLKASEQEYKDQIDKLMIEIKNKEEDHKLEVIQLNCDMRKKFEIKEVEYREQREEKELEILELTRQLKIQNEEKQNEIIKLQIEFNAKLARIQNKTAKSFSDASVLPQSIYRRKLQHLQEEKNKEIEILRNTIRDLEQRLNKGQDQHFKRRRF; the protein is encoded by the exons ATGAATCACAGCCATGAAgaaactatgaagaaaatcagtgTGGTGGACCTTGATAGACTTTTAGATAACTTCTCAGAGATAGAAAAG aaaatatcagaaattaaTGAAGCAAATAACCTACTGgttcttcagctggaaaaatgtAACAGCTTGTTAACATTAAGCCAATCAAAGGAGGAATCAGTAAAAGAAG aATGTGCTACTCTACAGAATGTGATAAAGGGTCTAACACAAACCATTGAAAACCAATGTAACGTgaaag ATGAAAATGACAGACTGAAGGGTACCATTCACATCCTGGAAGAGAAATTAAAGGCTTCTGAACAG GAATATAAAGATCAGATTGATAAACTTATgatagaaattaaaaacaaagaggaagacCACAAATTAGAAGTAATACAGCTGAATTGCgatatgagaaaaaaat TTGAAATAAAAGAAGTGGAGTATAgagaacagagagaggaaaaagaactggaaatattAGAGCTAACTAGACAgctgaaaattcaaaatgaagagaagcagaatgaaataattaaacTGCAGATAGAG TTCAATGCTAAATTAGCAAGgattcagaataaaacagcaaaatcattTTCAGATGCTTCTGTCTTGCCACAAAGTATCTATCGAAGG AAGCTGCAGCATCTccaggaggagaaaaacaaggaaaTTGAAATTCTCCGAAACACCATAAGAGACTTAGAGCAACGTCTCAATAAAGGCCAAGACCAGCACTTCAAACGGCGGCGATTTTGA